A part of Liolophura sinensis isolate JHLJ2023 chromosome 1, CUHK_Ljap_v2, whole genome shotgun sequence genomic DNA contains:
- the LOC135482358 gene encoding uncharacterized protein LOC135482358 isoform X2, giving the protein MYTKIMASSQSVRLLLPVLGILVLAISQAKAACIVEGREYTLGKEFTFDQDCYRFNCMCEPDGSWSCPAKHTINICGEADVISRSSEYSSGSSRTESRSSWSESGSSWRESGSSGSYSSRTESGGAGTSTAGYCHVDGKKFARGRPFSFDQDCFRFRCICNRDGSWNCPSRDTENICGGQETAGRTSSSGSGSSIRNSRVEKTASISAADAEFCLVNGQQYPLGRPFVFDENCFRYRCMCETDGSWQCPASDTKKVCEDTPDTDIQKIAGSNYYSSRRYVSTADGSGRDAYCVVNGQTYVRGQQFSFNQDCYRFNCMCNSDGSWNCPAEDTEDICSGRDGNTRTETRREESRTTRIESGTYRRRTAADGSGVSGYCVVNGRNFVRGRSFSFDQECYRFNCMCNDDGSWNCPAANTEDICSGRDGNSRTESSRTETRTTRIESGTYRRRTAADDSGVSGYCVVNGRNFVRGRSFSFDQECYRFNCMCNDDGSWNCPAANTEDICSGRDGNSRTETRRTETRTTRIESGTYRRRTVPDGSGRDGYCVVNGKNYVRGRRFSFDQGCYKFNCMCNDDGSWNCPAEDTEDICSGRDRNTRTETRRTETRRTSRIESGTYRRRTAPGGSGREGYCTVKGQTYVRGRRFSFVQGCYRFNCMCNDDGSWNCPAKDSEDICSGRDGNTRTESRRTETRRTTRIESGTYRRRTADTYGRAGFCVVKGQNYARGQRFSFDQDCYRFNCICNDDGSWNCPADDTDNLCSERDGNTRTESRRTESRRTERIERRRTGTSVETDVDDICLVSGQPFPRGQPFSFDDGCYRFRCICHSDGSWNCPAQDTQNLCGGTERISRSGKTTVIRSGRVESGTNYRRTGGSVGTGIAVGTDAEDICLVNGQSYPRGRAFSFEEGCYRFRCECYQDGRWNCPAENTENLCGGTERVSRSGQTIVTRRRIESGRSLVTGIDGQDIDSVNICLVSGKSYPRGRSFTFEQACYRFNCVCNEDGSWECPAERTVNLCGGTDKVSRSGKTVVSRTRLETGTGYTRTGGSVDTREPLSQFCQVNNKQYPTSQSFTFDEGCYRFRCMCNEDGSWNCPASVTENLCGREERVSRSGHTRVSSTRVRSSYNRKTGSSSTSTTGRGISCQVDGQTFPIGQPFSFDEGCYRFRCICNIDGSWVCPAEQTENLCGRTDDRISRSGTYSYSRTESRRTIGTNTDNSGSPGYCLVANTEYPLNRPFSFDEGCYRFQCFCSKSGAWDCPSIATTNICGGPERIGKSGVTRIASKRGTSIHRTGSAGVIGTEGTLEGAQFCLVDNKEYALNQPFSFDQDCFRFKCFCSGDGSWNCPADDSQNLCGRTDKRGRAGKTYYRRTTSSKRGGAAYCQVAGQYYRLNTRFSYQTGCTKFNCVCNWDGSFDCPATQTEDLCRDKQPEPKYCTVEGKNYRLNSRFSYEKDCYKYNCICRMNGQHECPQRNVENICDDDDRESDRLGYCLVKGQYYRKNSRFSYTENCYKYNCVCRSDGSYDCPATNRENVCERQRDKRVFCYVERQYYRPNTRFSYTKDCYKHNCVCNADGSHDCPRQDIERVCDSPTQRPSVEREGYCHVEGQYYEWDTRFSYTKGCLKFNCYCTDKGRVDCPKESTVKLCDDPTPAPSYCFVEGKYHPVNTRFSYVKDCYKYNCVCRSDASHDCPTSNTENVCTAAPTRRPENCVVGGQFYRLNRKFSYRRGCTKFNCFCRSDGTYECPDTEDTCRRTTADPRRGQCLVEGRYYLPNKRFTYDRGCTRYSCWCGSDGRHTCPEDDKADLCAIPTPTPAACRTCEVDGRTIASGISFTYRRDCYQYGCDCKCDGSWDCPPSRVKYLCAEPQDVCQTCTVKGRTYQGDTDFSHREGCYELNCRCRCDGTWDCPPDRARNLCPVQRPVTPDPAKVVCKYCIVRGQRYKPDTPFSYYEGCFEYNCDCDCSGSWNCPAERTKNICQNCRDCIVRGKTYQPNTRFELQRGCASYDCSCFCNGTYDCPQETKQDICEEDESLQGCSRCVVDGDEFPPNKRFKFVEACFEYDCDCECDGSWHCPEERTKTICTDSIPENRVIPKPNCGICKIGLKTYEGNTRFKHVQECFEFICDCNCDGSWDCDPKLTKNLCEDGVAADSARLFDVETCKKCEVSGVEYPSQKPFTYQRECLERECFCHCDGTWACPKEKNICSADSSNADLVQRKVTDGKIGCKVKGKVYTTPTFSFVDGCFEYNCVCNNGAYNCPATKTKQLC; this is encoded by the exons CGATATCTCAGGCGAAGGCTGCGTGTATCGTGGAAGGCAGAGAATATACCTTAGGAAAGGAGTTTACCTTCGATCAAGATTGCTACAGGTTTAACTGTATGTGTGAGCCAGATGGGAGCTGGTCGTGCCCTGCTAAACATACCATAAACATTTGCGGAGAGGCTGACGTGATAAGTAGGTCATCTGAATACTCGTCAGGGTCAAGTCGGACAGAGTCACGGTCAAGTTGGTCAGAGTCAGGGTCAAGTTGGAGAGAGTCAGGGTCAAGTGGGTCTTACTCTAGCCGGACAGAGTCAG GTGGGGCTGGAACAAGCACTGCTGGATACTGTCATGTGGATGGTAAGAAGTTCGCTCGTGGCAGACCCTTCTCGTTTGACCAGGACTGTTTCCGGTTCAGATGCATATGTAACCGTGACGGAAGTTGGAACTGTCCATCGCGAGACACAGAGAATATCTGTGGGGGTCAGGAGACTGCTGGAAGGACGAGCAGCTCTGGTTCTGGATCGTCCATTAGGAACAGTCGGGTGGAGAAAACAG CCAGCATAAGTGCAGCGGATGCCGAGTTTTGTCTTGTGAACGGACAGCAATACCCACTGGGGCGTCCATTTGTATTTGATGAGAACTGTTTCCGGTACAGGTGTATGTGTGAGACAGACGGGAGCTGGCAGTGCCCTGCGAGCGATACCAAGAAGGTGTGTGAGGACACCCCAGATACTGATATCCAAAAAATAGCAGGCAGTAACTACTACAGTAGCAGAAGATATGTCAGCACTGCAG ACGGTTCGGGACGGGATGCTTATTGCGTGGTCAATGGACAGACCTATGTTAGAGGTCAACAGTTTTCCTTCAACCAGGACTGTTACAGATTTAACTGTATGTGTAACAGTGACGGAAGCTGGAACTGTCCAGCAGAGGATACCGAGGATATATGTTCCGGGCGAGACGGAAACACACGAACGGAAACCAGGAGAGAGGAATCTCGAACAACGCGGATCGAAAGTGGCACTTACAGGCGACGAACGGCTGCAG ATGGGTCAGGGGTTTCTGGTTACTGCGTTGTTAATGGACGAAACTTCGTGCGAGGTCGGAGTTTTTCCTTTGACCAAGAATGTTACAGATTTAACTGCATGTGTAACGATGACGGAAGCTGGAACTGTCCAGCAGCGAATACCGAGGATATCTGTTCCGGACGAGACGGGAATTCACGAACTGAAAGTAGTAGAACGGAAACTCGAACAACGCGGATCGAAAGTGGCACTTACAGGCGACGAACGGCTGCAG ATGATTCCGGAGTTTCTGGTTACTGCGTTGTTAATGGACGAAACTTCGTGCGAGGACGGAGTTTTTCCTTTGACCAGGAATGTTACAGATTTAACTGTATGTGTAACGATGACGGAAGCTGGAACTGTCCAGCAGCGAATACCGAGGATATATGTTCCGGACGAGACGGGAACTCACGAACTGAAACCAGGAGAACGGAAACCAGGACAACGCGGATTGAGAGTGGCACGTACAGAAGACGAACAGTCCCAG ATGGTTCCGGACGAGATGGTTATTGCGTGGTTAATGGAAAGAACTATGTTAGAGGTCGAAGATTTTCCTTCGATCAAGGTTGTTACAAATTTAACTGCATGTGTAACGATGACGGAAGCTGGAATTGTCCAGCAGAGGATACCGAGGATATATGTTCGGGGCGAGACAGAAACACACGAACGGAAACTCGAAGAACGGAAACCCGTAGAACATCGAGGATCGAAAGTGGCACATACAGACGAAGAACTGCTCCAG GCGGCTCGGGAAGGGAAGGTTATTGCACAGTGAAAGGTCAAACCTATGTGAGGGGTCGGAGATTTTCCTTCGTCCAGGGCTGTTACAGATTTAACTGCATGTGTAACGATGACGGAAGTTGGAATTGTCCAGCAAAGGATTCTGAGGATATATGTTCCGGGCGAGACGGAAACACTCGAACGGAAAGCAGGAGAACGGAAACTCGACGAACAACTAGGATCGAAAGTGGCACATACAGAAGAAGAACTGCAG acacttaTGGAAGGGCAGGGTTTTGCGTGGTCAAGGGACAGAACTATGCGCGAGGTCAGCGATTCTCTTTTGACCAAGACTGCTACAGGTTTAACTGTATATGTAACGATGACGGAAGTTGGAACTGTCCGGCGGATGACACGGATAATCTGTGTTCAGAACGGGACGGAAACACCCGGACGGAATCCCGTAGGACGGAATCCCGGAGAACAGAGAGGATTGAGAGAAGGCGCACAGGAACATCAG TGGAAACCGACGTTGACGACATTTGCTTGGTGAGCGGGCAACCTTTTCCTAGGGGTCAACCATTCTCCTTCGACGACGGCTGCTATCGGTTCAGATGTATATGTCACTCGGACGGCAGTTGGAACTGCCCTGCCCAAGACACACAGAACCTCTGTGGTGGCACAGAAAGGATCAGTCGTAGTGGCAAAACGACAGTGATCAGGTCTGGCAGAGTGGAGAGTGGAACAAATTATCGAAGAACCGGGGGTTCTGTTGGCACTGGAATCGCAG TGGGCACGGACGCCGAGGATATCTGTTTGGTAAATGGTCAGTCCTACCCCCGGGGAAGGGCTTTCTCCTTCGAAGAAGGCTGCTACAGATTCCGCTGTGAGTGCTATCAGGACGGAAGATGGAACTGTCCAGCGGAAAACACTGAGAATTTGTGTGGAGGCACAGAGAGAGTGAGCCGGTCAGGTCAGACTATCGTGACGAGACGCAGGATCGAGTCCGGAAGGTCATTGGTCACAGGGATCGATGGTCAAG ATATCGACAGTGTTAATATTTGCCTGGTGAGTGGTAAGTCCTACCCTCGAGGACGCAGCTTTACTTTCGAGCAAGCCTGCTATCGTTTCAACTGTGTGTGTAACGAAGATGGCAGCTGGGAATGCCCAGCCGAACGCACTGTAAACCTTTGCGGTGGAACCGACAAGGTGAGCCGATCAGGGAAGACAGTTGTATCACGGACCAGACTGGAAACTGGCACTGGTTACACTAGGACAGGAGGTTCTGTGGACACACGTGAACCATTGTCGCAGTTTTGTCAGGTTAACAACAAGCAGTACCCCACCAGTCAATCTTTCACCTTTGACGAAGGCTGCTACCGGTTCCGGTGTATGTGCAATGAGGATGGTAGTTGGAACTGTCCGGCGTCCGTGACAGAGAACCTGTGTGGTCGTGAGGAGAGAGTCAGCCGAAGTGGTCATACCAGAGTCAGCTCGACGAGAGTTCGCAGTTCTTACAACCGGAAAACCGGAAGTAGCAGTACTA GTACTACTGGCAGAGGTATATCTTGTCAGGTCGATGGACAAACTTTCCCTATAGGTCAGCCTTTCAGCTTTGATGAGGGCTGTTATAGGTTTAGATGTATTTGTAATATCGACGGCAGCTGGGTGTGTCCAGCCGAGCAGACGGAGAACCTTTGTGGACGAACGGATGATCGCATTAGTCGCTCCGGAACATACTCTTACTCTCGCACGGAGTCCAGGAGAACGATAGGAACCAACACAG ACAACTCTGGATCGCCTGGCTATTGTCTAGTGGCCAATACAGAGTACCCACTGAACCGTCCGTTCAGCTTTGATGAGGGCTGTTACAGATTCCAATGCTTCTGCAGTAAAAGCGGAGCTTGGGACTGTCCATCCATTGCCACCACGAACATCTGTGGCGGACCTGAACGCATTGGCAAATCTGGCGTAACTCGAATTGCTAGTAAACGAGGGACTTCTATCCACAGAACTGGATCTGCCG GTGTCATCGGGACTGAGGGCACTTTGGAGGGGGCACAGTTTTGCCTGGTTGACAACAAGGAATACGCCTTAAATCAACCCTTCAGCTTCGATCAGGATTGCTTCCGGTTCAAGTGTTTCTGTAGTGGGGACGGAAGCTGGAACTGCCCTGCCGATGACTCTCAAAATCTATGTGGGAGAACAGACAAAAGGGGACGAGCTGGAAAAACTTATTACAGAAGAACCACTAGCTCAAAGCGCGGGG GGGCCGCGTACTGTCAGGTGGCTGGCCAGTATTACCGGCTCAACACGAGATTCTCCTACCAAACAGGCTGTACCAAATTTAACTGTGTGTGTAATTGGGATGGGTCATTTGATTGTCCCGCCACCCAGACCGAGGATCTGTGCAGAGACAAGCAGCCAG AACCAAAGTACTGTACTGTTGAGGGTAAAAATTATCGGCTAAACTCCCGATTTTCCTACGAGAAGGACTGCTACAAGTACAACTGTATCTGTCGGATGAATGGACAGCATGAGTGCCCACAGAGGAATGTGGAGAACATCTGTGACGATGATGATAGAGAGAGTGATCGTTTGG GCTACTGTTTGGTGAAGGGTCAATACTACAGGAAGAATTCTCGATTCAGCTATACAGAAAACTGCTACAAGTACAACTGCGTGTGTCGCAGTGACGGCAGTTATGACTGCCCAGCCACGAATAGGGAGAATGTGTGTGAAAGACAAAGAGATAAACGAG TGTTCTGTTATGTGGAACGCCAATACTACAGGCCGAATACGAGGTTTTCCTACACCAAGGATTGTTATAAACATAACTGCGTGTGTAATGCGGACGGCAGCCACGATTGTCCAAGACAGGACATAGAGCGGGTGTGTGACTCCCCTACCCAAAGGCCAAGCGTAGAGAGAGAag GTTATTGTCACGTGGAAGGACAGTACTATGAGTGGGACACCCGGTTTTCCTACACTAAAGGCTGTTTGAAGTTTAACTGTTACTGTACTGATAAGGGTCGTGTGGATTGTCCGAAAGAGTCAACAGTCAAGTTATGTGACGACCCGACTCCGGCGCCAT CCTATTGCTTTGTGGAAGGGAAATATCATCCAGTAAACACGAGGTTTTCTTACGTGAAGGATTGTTACAAATACAATTGTGTGTGCCGGTCCGACGCATCCCACGATTGTCCAACTTCTAACACAGAAAACGTCTGCACCGCTGCGCCAACTAGAAGACCCG AAAATTGTGTTGTTGGAGGCCAGTTCTACCGCTTAAACAGGAAGTTCTCTTACCGACGGGGATGTACCAAATTCAACTGCTTCTGCAGGTCTGATGGAACATACGAGTGTCCAGACACGGAGGACACCTGTAGGAGAACAACGGCTGACCCCAGACGTG GCCAGTGTTTGGTTGAAGGTAGATATTACCTCCCGAACAAAAGATTTACCTATGACCGCGGCTGTACTCGATACTCTTGTTGGTGCGGATCTGACGGTAGACACACGTGTCCAGAAGATGACAAAGCTGACTTATGCGCTATTCCAACCCCAACACCAGCAG CTTGCCGGACCTGTGAAGTGGACGGTAGAACAATTGCAAGTGGTATAAGCTTCACTTATCGTCGAGATTGTTACCAGTACGGTTGTGATTGTAAATGTGACGGGTCGTGGGATTGTCCCCCAAGTCGCGTTAAGTATCTTTGCGCTGAACCCCAGGATGTCTGCCAGACATGCACGGTGAAGGGTCGCACATATCAAGGGGATACAGATTTCTCTCACCGCGAGGGCTGTTACGAGCTCAACTGCCGCTGCCGTTGTGACGGTACCTGGGACTGCCCGCCTGACAGAGCCAGGAACCTCTGCCCCGTTCAGCGTCCTGTAACCCCAGACCCCGCCAAAGTAGTGTGCAAATATTGCATTGTCCGAGGCCAGAGATACAAACCAGACACCCCATTTTCATACTACGAAGGTTGCTTTGAGTACAACTGTGACTGCGACTGCAGTGGATCGTGGAATTGCCCCGCAGAAAGGACGAAGAACATCTGTCAGAACTGTAGGGATTGTATTGTAAGAGGAAAGACTTACCAGCCAAACACACGGTTTGAATTACAGAGGGGATGTGCCTCGTATGACTGCTCTTGCTTTTGTAACGGAACTTACGACTGTCCGCAGGAAACCAAGCAAGACATTTGCGAAGAGGATGAATCGCTTCAGGGTTGCTCTCGGTGTGTAGTTGACGGTGACGAATTCCCACCCAACAAGCGCTTCAAATTTGTTGAGGCTTGTTTCGAGTACGATTGCGATTGTGAATGCGATGGTAGCTGGCACTGCCCTGAAGAGAGAACAAAGACCATTTGCACTGACTCTATCCCAGAAAATCGTGTCATTCCAAAGCCGAACTGCGGGATTTGCAAAATTGGGTTGAAGACATACGAAGGAAACACCAGGTTTAAACACGTTCAAGAATGTTTCGAGTTCATCTGTGATTGTAACTGCGACGGAAGCTGGGATTGCGATCCAAAACTTACGAAGAACCTATGCGAAGACGGAGTAGCGGCAGATTCCGCTCGACTGTTCGACGTAGAGACATGTAAAAAGTGTGAGGTTTCCGGAGTGGAATATCCCAGTCAGAAACCGTTCACGTATCAGAGGGAGTGCTTGGAACGGGAATGTTTCTGTCACTGCGATGGCACGTGGGCATGTCCCAAGGAGAAGAACATATGTAGTGCTGATTCCAGTAATGCTGATCTAGTGCAGAGAAAAGTAACAGATGGGAAAATAG GATGCAAAGTGAAGGGCAAAGTCTACACGACCCCGACGTTCTCCTTCGTTGACGGATGTTTCGAATACAACTGCGTATGTAACAACGGTGCCTACAattgccctgccacaaaaacGAAACAATTATGTTAA